A single region of the Cereibacter sphaeroides 2.4.1 genome encodes:
- a CDS encoding nickel-dependent hydrogenase large subunit has product MVATPNGFNLDNTGRRIVVDPVTRIEGHMRCEVNVDDQGIIRNAVSTGTMWRGLEVILKGRDPRDAWAFTERICGVCTGTHALTSVRAVEDALGISIPDNANSIRNMMQLNLQIHDHIVHFYHLHALDWVNPVNALRADPKATSELQQKVSPSHPLSSPGYFRDVQNRLKKFVESGQLGLFKNGYWDNPAYLLPPEADLMATTHYLEALDLQKEIVKVHTIFGGKNPHPNWLVGGVPCPINIDGVGAVGAINMERLNLVSSIIDQCIQFTNNVYLPDVVAIGGFYRNWLYGGGLSSKSVMAYGDIPEHPNDFSPEQLHLPRGAIINGNLEEVHDVDPRDPEQVQEFVDHSWYAYGEPGRGLHPWDGVTEPRYELGPNAKGTRTNILELDEAAKYSWIKAPRWKGHAMEVGPLARYIVGYAKGHEDIKNQVEGLLRTMDLPVSALFSTLGRTAARALEAEYCCRLQKHFFDKLITNVKNGDSSTANVEKWEPRTWPKEAKGVGMTEAPRGALGHWIRIKDGRIENYQCVVPTTWNGSPRDAAGNIGAFEASLLDTKMERPEEPVEILRTLHSFDPCLACSTHVLSPDGQELTTVKVR; this is encoded by the coding sequence ATGGTCGCGACACCGAACGGTTTCAACCTGGACAACACCGGCCGCCGTATCGTGGTGGACCCGGTGACCCGCATCGAGGGTCACATGCGCTGCGAAGTGAACGTGGACGATCAGGGCATCATCCGCAATGCCGTCTCGACGGGGACGATGTGGCGCGGGCTCGAGGTCATCCTCAAGGGCCGCGACCCACGCGACGCCTGGGCCTTCACCGAGCGGATCTGCGGGGTCTGCACCGGCACCCATGCGCTCACCTCCGTCCGCGCCGTCGAGGATGCGCTGGGGATCTCGATCCCCGACAATGCGAACTCGATCCGCAACATGATGCAGCTGAACCTGCAGATCCACGACCACATCGTCCATTTCTACCATCTGCACGCGCTGGACTGGGTGAACCCGGTCAATGCGCTGCGCGCCGATCCGAAGGCCACGTCCGAGCTGCAGCAGAAGGTCTCGCCTTCGCACCCGCTCTCGTCGCCGGGCTATTTCCGCGACGTGCAGAACCGGCTGAAGAAGTTCGTGGAATCGGGGCAGCTGGGCCTGTTCAAGAACGGCTACTGGGACAATCCGGCCTATCTGCTGCCGCCCGAGGCGGACCTGATGGCCACCACCCACTATCTCGAGGCGCTCGACCTGCAGAAGGAGATCGTGAAGGTCCACACGATCTTCGGCGGCAAGAACCCGCATCCGAACTGGCTGGTGGGGGGCGTGCCCTGCCCGATCAACATCGACGGCGTGGGCGCGGTCGGCGCGATCAACATGGAGCGGCTGAATCTCGTCTCCTCGATCATCGACCAGTGCATCCAGTTCACCAACAACGTCTATCTGCCCGACGTGGTGGCCATCGGCGGCTTCTACCGCAACTGGCTCTATGGCGGCGGGCTCTCGTCGAAGTCGGTGATGGCCTATGGCGACATCCCCGAGCATCCGAACGATTTCTCGCCCGAACAGCTCCATCTGCCGCGGGGCGCGATCATCAACGGCAATCTCGAGGAAGTGCATGACGTCGACCCGCGCGACCCCGAGCAGGTGCAGGAATTCGTCGATCACTCCTGGTATGCCTATGGCGAGCCGGGGCGCGGGCTGCACCCCTGGGACGGCGTGACCGAGCCGCGCTACGAACTCGGCCCCAATGCCAAGGGCACGCGGACGAACATCCTCGAGCTCGACGAGGCGGCGAAATATTCCTGGATCAAGGCGCCGCGCTGGAAGGGTCACGCGATGGAGGTGGGCCCGCTCGCCCGCTACATCGTGGGCTATGCCAAGGGCCACGAGGACATCAAGAACCAGGTCGAGGGTCTCTTGCGCACCATGGACCTGCCGGTCTCGGCACTGTTCTCGACGCTGGGCCGCACGGCCGCCCGCGCGCTCGAGGCGGAATATTGCTGCCGCCTGCAGAAGCACTTCTTCGACAAGCTCATCACCAACGTGAAGAACGGCGACAGCAGCACCGCCAATGTCGAGAAGTGGGAGCCGCGCACCTGGCCGAAGGAGGCCAAGGGCGTCGGCATGACCGAGGCCCCGCGCGGCGCGCTCGGCCACTGGATCCGCATCAAGGATGGCCGGATCGAGAACTACCAGTGCGTGGTGCCCACCACCTGGAACGGCAGCCCGCGCGACGCGGCCGGCAACATCGGCGCCTTCGAGGCGAGCCTGCTCGACACCAAGATGGAGCGCCCCGAGGAGCCGGTCGAGATCCTGCGCACCCTGCACTCGTTCGACCC